In a single window of the Anaerotruncus rubiinfantis genome:
- a CDS encoding YlcI/YnfO family protein encodes MRKFKIPSVPPTTNKCIRFPNDILEEVENAIQGTNCTFSAFVIEAVRVALENLKEE; translated from the coding sequence ATGAGAAAGTTTAAAATTCCCTCTGTGCCGCCCACCACAAACAAATGCATCCGTTTTCCAAATGATATTTTGGAGGAAGTGGAAAATGCGATTCAAGGGACGAATTGCACGTTCTCCGCGTTTGTGATTGAAGCGGTTCGGGTTGCATTGGAAAATTTAAAAGAAGAATAG